In Streptomyces sclerotialus, one genomic interval encodes:
- a CDS encoding S8 family peptidase — MPQRSGAENRRGNNGPAPDHGPLFGRPELVCVTRADAGVRITPTGATAAADISVSGLDAVAAQEDVTIRPLFGADRERLRAQAGPAATRTAADDATLEILDRMGLFFHVEAPVDQLDALAEQLRASDAVEGAYVKPPVALAVPEIVPKKESEEAEAELAPLNDMQPTGGDAPPVTPDFTARQGYLDAAPGGVDARYAWTRPGGRGAGVRVIDCEWGWRFTHEDLRLNQGGIISGTGSTDTDHGTAVLGEIGGDVNAIGVTGIAPDAVTSASAFSIPTATAIRNAADRLGPGDIILLEIHRAGPHATGVGQAGFIAVEWWPDDYLAIRYAVNRGITVVEAAGNGAEDLDHSDYDTPRAGFPAWWRNPFRRTALDSGAVIVGAGAPPPGTHGRQHGPDRSRLDFSNYGACVDAQGWGREVTTTGYGDLQAGANPDFWYTDQFSGTSSASPIVVGALASTQGVLRASGRIPLSPARARQLLRSTGSPQQDAPGRPATQRIGRRPDLRQLIPAALQTSSWVGVQFRGTLAGNRTGRWFTFNWPAHWHVVWTVVPTSPRIGAPQIRWKVRVERASDTYATYWIDVTNLVADPVDFEARFAVLGW; from the coding sequence GTGCCACAGCGATCAGGTGCGGAGAACCGCCGGGGGAACAACGGCCCGGCGCCGGATCACGGACCACTCTTCGGACGCCCTGAGCTGGTGTGCGTCACGCGCGCCGACGCCGGCGTACGTATCACCCCGACCGGTGCGACCGCCGCGGCGGACATCTCCGTGAGCGGTCTCGACGCCGTGGCGGCCCAGGAGGACGTCACCATCAGGCCGTTGTTCGGCGCGGACCGGGAAAGGCTGCGCGCCCAGGCCGGGCCTGCCGCGACGCGTACCGCGGCCGACGACGCCACGCTGGAGATCCTCGACCGGATGGGGCTCTTCTTCCACGTCGAAGCGCCGGTCGACCAGCTGGACGCGCTGGCCGAACAACTCCGCGCATCGGACGCCGTGGAGGGTGCGTACGTCAAGCCCCCCGTCGCCCTCGCCGTCCCCGAGATCGTCCCGAAGAAGGAGAGCGAGGAGGCCGAGGCCGAGCTCGCACCGCTCAACGACATGCAGCCGACGGGCGGTGACGCACCGCCCGTCACCCCGGACTTCACCGCCCGGCAGGGCTATCTCGACGCGGCTCCGGGCGGCGTCGACGCCCGCTACGCGTGGACCCGGCCGGGCGGGCGCGGTGCCGGCGTCCGGGTGATCGACTGCGAGTGGGGCTGGCGCTTCACCCATGAGGACCTGCGACTGAACCAGGGCGGCATCATCTCCGGTACCGGGAGCACGGACACCGATCACGGCACCGCGGTGCTCGGCGAAATCGGTGGCGACGTCAACGCCATCGGGGTCACCGGGATCGCGCCGGACGCGGTCACCAGCGCGTCCGCCTTCTCCATCCCCACGGCCACGGCCATCCGGAACGCCGCCGACCGCCTCGGCCCCGGCGACATCATCCTGCTGGAGATCCACCGTGCGGGGCCGCACGCGACCGGCGTCGGCCAGGCGGGCTTCATCGCCGTCGAGTGGTGGCCGGACGACTATCTGGCCATCCGCTACGCCGTCAACAGGGGAATCACCGTCGTCGAGGCCGCGGGCAACGGGGCGGAGGACCTGGACCACTCCGACTACGACACGCCGAGGGCGGGCTTCCCGGCCTGGTGGCGCAACCCCTTCCGGCGCACCGCGCTGGACTCCGGCGCCGTGATCGTCGGTGCCGGCGCGCCGCCGCCCGGCACCCACGGCCGCCAGCACGGCCCGGACCGGTCCCGGCTGGACTTCTCCAACTACGGCGCCTGCGTGGACGCGCAGGGCTGGGGGCGCGAGGTGACCACCACCGGCTACGGCGACCTCCAGGCAGGCGCCAATCCGGACTTCTGGTACACGGACCAGTTCAGCGGTACGTCCAGCGCCTCGCCGATCGTCGTGGGCGCGCTGGCGAGCACCCAGGGCGTCCTGCGCGCGAGCGGGCGCATCCCGCTGTCACCCGCACGGGCCCGGCAGCTGCTGCGCTCCACCGGCTCACCGCAGCAGGACGCGCCCGGCCGCCCGGCGACCCAGCGCATCGGCAGGCGGCCCGACCTGCGGCAGCTCATCCCGGCGGCCCTCCAGACGAGTAGCTGGGTCGGCGTCCAGTTCCGGGGCACCCTCGCGGGGAACCGTACCGGCCGCTGGTTCACCTTCAACTGGCCTGCCCACTGGCATGTGGTGTGGACGGTCGTCCCGACCAGCCCGCGCATCGGAGCCCCGCAGATCCGCTGGAAGGTCAGGGTCGAGCGGGCCAGCGACACCTACGCGACGTACTGGATCGACGTGACCAACCTCGTGGCCGACCCGGTCGACTTCGAGGCCCGGTTCGCGGTTCTCGGATGGTGA
- a CDS encoding MFS transporter: MKSMIRQVRSYDRSVQLLMVNQFTINLGFYMLMPYLAAHLSGTLGLAGWLVGFILGVRNFSQQGMFLIGGTLADRLGYKPLIVAGCVLRTVGFATLGLVDSVPALLGASAATGFAGALFNPAVRAYLAADAGERRVEAFALFNVFYQAGILLGPMVGMLLTGVDFRVTCLVSAAVFAVLSAVQIRALPARRADDVEQAPGRERERERERVLSQWRTVVANRGFLLFSLAMIGSYVLSFQVYLALPLEVRRVGGDGAFGTAAVAVLFAVSGLTTILGQTRVTAWCKERLAPGRALALGLLTMGTAFVPLLAAAALPVPAGGPGLWLLAALPPTLAALMLALGTMIAYPFEMDTIVRLSGDRLVATHYGFYNTICGIGITLGNLLTGAALDAARAAGLSALPWLVLFALGLACSAALYGLQRSGRLTRQATPAEPVTV, from the coding sequence ATGAAGAGCATGATCAGGCAGGTCCGCTCCTACGACCGCAGCGTCCAACTGCTGATGGTGAACCAGTTCACCATCAACCTCGGCTTCTACATGCTGATGCCGTACCTGGCCGCCCATCTCTCCGGCACCCTCGGGCTCGCCGGCTGGCTGGTCGGCTTCATCCTGGGCGTACGGAACTTCAGCCAGCAGGGCATGTTCCTCATCGGCGGCACACTCGCCGACCGCCTGGGGTACAAGCCACTCATCGTCGCCGGGTGCGTGCTGCGGACCGTCGGGTTCGCCACCCTCGGACTGGTCGACTCGGTGCCCGCACTGCTCGGGGCCTCCGCGGCCACCGGGTTCGCGGGCGCGCTGTTCAACCCCGCCGTACGCGCCTACCTGGCCGCCGACGCGGGGGAACGCAGGGTCGAGGCGTTCGCGCTCTTCAACGTCTTCTACCAGGCCGGCATCCTGCTCGGCCCGATGGTGGGCATGCTGCTGACCGGCGTCGACTTCCGGGTCACCTGCCTGGTCTCGGCCGCCGTCTTCGCCGTGCTGAGCGCGGTGCAGATCCGCGCGCTGCCGGCGCGCCGGGCGGACGACGTGGAGCAGGCTCCCGGGCGGGAGCGGGAGCGGGAGCGGGAGCGCGTCCTGTCGCAGTGGCGCACGGTAGTGGCCAACCGGGGGTTCCTGCTGTTCTCCCTCGCCATGATCGGGTCGTACGTGCTCTCCTTCCAGGTCTACCTGGCCCTCCCGTTGGAGGTCCGCAGGGTGGGAGGTGACGGTGCGTTCGGCACGGCCGCCGTCGCCGTGCTCTTCGCCGTGTCCGGCCTGACCACCATCCTCGGGCAGACCCGGGTGACCGCGTGGTGCAAGGAACGGCTGGCACCCGGGCGCGCACTGGCGTTGGGTCTGCTGACGATGGGCACCGCGTTCGTGCCGTTGCTCGCGGCAGCAGCGCTGCCCGTGCCGGCCGGCGGCCCCGGGCTGTGGCTCCTGGCCGCACTTCCGCCGACCCTCGCCGCACTGATGCTGGCCCTGGGAACGATGATCGCGTACCCCTTCGAGATGGACACCATCGTCCGCCTCTCGGGCGACCGCCTGGTCGCAACTCACTACGGGTTCTACAACACCATCTGCGGCATCGGCATCACCCTGGGCAACCTGCTCACCGGCGCCGCGCTGGACGCCGCCCGGGCGGCCGGCCTGTCCGCACTGCCGTGGCTCGTGCTGTTCGCCCTTGGTCTTGCCTGCTCAGCTGCCCTTTACGGGCTGCAGCGGTCCGGCCGCCTGACACGGCAGGCAACACCGGCCGAGCCGGTCACTGTGTGA